Proteins from a single region of Apium graveolens cultivar Ventura chromosome 7, ASM990537v1, whole genome shotgun sequence:
- the LOC141672745 gene encoding transcriptional corepressor SEUSS-like encodes MGKGLNNGPLNFVPGNCAKRLIQYHQLHLSANASIASQRELVSDFFAPSAKRRWCFSQCKNHPKQAAPFAQRAWQCQVCKHKPGCGYEVTAETLPALSKIGFETGILKEFFSFDMPSEHQTLSGEIVVHSYNATVEAVYQNLRVVHDGQLCVVFTPDLKISSWDFCIRNIEQFISGNTLLPQVDKLRFLSCEYKHAAENDSSYLQSSTLKRYSDALAEEAYKFESALNLPQVTDVGFTRRYVRYMEMSEVVNLRWDLIDHNRAAGINSRTSPAILGSSSSEDGEA; translated from the exons ATGGGAAAAGGTTTAAACAATGGACCcctgaattttgttccaggaAATTGTGCGAAGCGGTTGATCCAGTATCACCAGTTGCATCTTAGTGCTAAT GCTAGCATAGCGTCCCAGAGGGAACTTGTTTCAGATTTTTTTGCACCCAGTGCCAAAAGGAGATGGTGCTTCTCACAATGCAAGAATCACCCTAAACAGGCTGCTCCTTTTGCTCAG AGGGCGTGGCAGTGTCAAGTATGTAAGCACAAGCCAGGTTGTGGTTATG aagttacagCTGAAACGCTGCCTGCATTATCCAAAATTGGTTTTGAAACTGGTATCCTGAAAGAGTTTTTCAGCTTTGACATGCCTAGCGAACACCAGACATTGTCTGGTGAAATTGTTGTTCATTCCTACAATGCAACGGTGGAGGCTGTGTATCAAAATTTGCGTGTAGTTCACGATGGTCAGCTTTGCGTTGTTTTTACTCCAGATCTTAAG ATCTCGTCGTGGGACTTTTGTATTCGCAATATTGAGCAATTTATATCTGGAAATACCTTGCTACCTCAG GTTGACAAGCTTCGGTTTTTGTCCTGCGAATATAAGCATGCTGCTGAAAATGATTCATCCTACTTGCAATCTAGTACATTGAAAAGATATTCTGATGC GTTAGCAGAAGAAGCTTACAAATTTGAAAGCGCCTTGAACTTGCCTCAAGTTACTGATGTAGGCTTTACAAGAAGATACGTGCGATATATGGAG ATGTCAGAAGTGGTCAACTTAAGGTGGGACTTGATTGATCACAATCGTGCAGCAGGGATAAATTCAAGAA CTAGTCCGGCCATACTTGGTAGTTCGAGCAGTGAAGATGGGGAGGCCTAA